A part of Drosophila ananassae strain 14024-0371.13 chromosome 2R, ASM1763931v2, whole genome shotgun sequence genomic DNA contains:
- the LOC6506713 gene encoding uncharacterized protein LOC6506713 yields the protein MASALPDRFSAGKRQFWREFLALYQGMPELWDAHHVNYRNKELRNRAYELLETKLREIQPNATRTEVGRRINIFRTNYRREQMRILKQKELGLHSDLCKPTLWFYDYMGFLLTQETFQHRSRKGRMSNGDKQKQVFRLNRGVIPDPSDGLGDWHMNDKNESYLPDLESQKSEETSLLSPKIEIIEPDGGNTTNEIEHSDLKEEADDMEISASKDTDCSTHGEAKTRCENSRRPDHSSLSEASQVLARSWAIQYEEMAPTQRILARKAIADILFEGCMGNLRINRGDQRNTVGNHLYS from the exons ATGGCATCTGCCCTCCCAGATCGGTTCAGCGCTGGAAAGCGGCAGTTTTGGCGTGAGTTCCTAGCTCTTTATCAAGGAATGCCGGAGTTGTGGGATGCCCACCATGTGAATTACCGCAACAAAGAGCTCAGAAACAGAGCCTACGAGCTGCTAGAAACAAAACTTAGGGAAATCCAGCCAAACGCCACACGCACGGAAGTTGGAAGACGAATTAATATCTTCAGGACGAACTACAGGCGTGAGCAGATGCGTATTCTAAAGCAAAAGGAATTAGGTCTGCACTCGGATCTCTGCAAGCCGACCCTCTGGTTCTACGACTATATGGGTTTCCTGCTCACACAGGAAACCTTTCAGCACAGGAGCAGAAAGGGTCGGATGTCAAACGGCGATAAACAAAAGCAGGTTTTCCGATTAAACAGAGGc GTTATTCCGGATCCGTCCGATGGCCTGGGGGACTGGCACATGAATGACAAAAACGAAAGCTATTTACCTGATCTAGAATCCCAGAAATCCGAAGAGACTTCCCTTTTGAGTCCAAAAATTGAGATAATCGAACCGGATGGGGGAAATACAACCAATGAAATAGAACACAGCGATCTCAAGGAGGAAGCCGATGATATGGAGATCTCGGCGTCTAAGGATACTGACTGTTCCACGCATGGGGAGGCAAAAACAAGATGCGAAAACAGCAGGCGACCGGATCATTCTAGTCTAAGTGAAGCATCTCAGGTGCTGGCAAGATCCTGGGCCATTCAGTACGAGGAGATGGCCCCAACTCAACGCATCCTGGCCAGAAAAGCTATCGCTGATATATTGTTTGAAGGCTGTATGGGTAACCTAAGAATAAATCGTGGAGACCAACGAAATACCGTGGGAAATCATCTGTATAGTTAA
- the LOC6506711 gene encoding uncharacterized protein LOC6506711 → MRIREKRKLQQREQKDHKEHKDSAKAEYKKGKRSEAEALTPAPAPASAPRQHATAASTTPPPMPTTSSLPAAEKVAFDNRIKRKNVLALNEKVAALREYDRVPVYKHVGRIFNCSPDQIKRIVQQRQEILNAWEQRTRRSQDARTMETKTVRVSMLGKAVYDWIRRMMYYKDFSISDGLIQKMALQFKSSMGLAHFFPHQEWCDKFRRTYRLNHSETKMLKIGYTQGYSVQIKDIVKDIISECMPESGPGNDGDGEEISLDSPLSSNHRSCIEGEDDGEDDEVDVDGGDVSGREEDLDEDEDIKPSLSDLNFARALQPLPQLVRLPLQTNAPPGTSQKVLLATPIVPPQTGGSAAQPMTMTIIPLATLAQSITQIPSPQQQEKGPVVPPPKVEIKLEKDIKIEPQDATEEMEEQPETDHLEKAKPDAQMENSEDQSLETLSSVKIKEEPEFVDETEMEQEPDDTDDANNGRSSVTSLAEVLAANVEDEMEYIEQMRQHRRNSPPTITEKPCHLRSGSKRRHESAHDDNNNGQAEEGSTTGGTSSVISCADARKYLKLLEEFALHKENYRLIGLITRADEVMREIDDKTE, encoded by the exons ATGCGGATACGCGAAAAACGCAAACTGCAACAGAGGGAGCAGAAGGACCACAAGGAGCACAAGGACTCTGCCAAAGCGGAATATAAGAAGGGCAAG CGCTCCGAGGCGGAGGCCCTCACACCAGCTCCTGCGCCTGCGTCAGCTCCACGACAACATGCAACGGCGGCATCCACCACCCCACCCCCTATGCCAACCACGTCCAGCCTGCCGGCAGCGGAAAAAGTGGCCTTTGATAACCGCATCAAGCGGAAAAATGTGCTGGCACTGAACGAAAAAGTGGCGGCGTTGCGGGAGTACGACCGGGTCCCAGTGTACAAGCACGTCGGCCGGATTTTCAACTGCAGTCCGGATCAGATCAAAAGGATCGTGCAGCAACGCCAGGAGATTTTGAACGCCTGGGAGCAACGAACTCGCCGCAGTCAGGACGCCAGGACGATGGAAACCAAGACGGTGCGAGTGTCAATGCTAGGAAAAGCCGTCTACGACTGGATCCGACGCATGATGTACTACAAGGATTTCAGCATCTCCGATGGTCTCATCCAGAAGATGGCACTGCAGTTCAAAAGCTCCATGGGCCTGGCGCACTTCTTCCCGCATCAGGAGTGGTGTGACAAGTTCAGGCGCACCTACCGACTTAATCATAGCGAAACAAAGATGCTGAAAATCGGCTACACCCAAGGCTATTCAGTGCAGATTAAGGACATTGTCAAAGATATTATTTCGGAGTGTATGCCCGAAAGTGGGCCAGGAAACGATGGGGATGGTGAGGAGATTAGTTTGGACAGCCCGCTTAGTAGTAATCACCGGAGCTGCATTGAGGGTGAGGACGATGGCGAGGACGACGAGGTGGATGTGGATGGTGGCGATGTCAGCGGCAGAGAGGAGGATCTAGATGAGGATGAGGACATTAAGCCATCTCTAAGTGATTTAAATTTCGCGAGAGCTCTCCAACCGTTGCCCCAGCTAGTACGGTTGCCACTGCAGACCAATGCGCCGCCTGGTACCTCCCAAAAAGTTCTCCTGGCAACGCCCATTGTGCCACCCCAAACCGGCGGGAGCGCTGCCCAACCAATGACAATGACTATCATACCACTGGCGACCCTGGCTCAGAGCATCACCCAGATTCCGTCGCCTCAGCAGCAGGAAAAGGGTCCTGTGGTGCCGCCGCCCAAGGTGGAAATCAAGCTCGAAAAGGACATTAAAATTGAACCACAGGACGCTACGGAGGAAATGGAGGAGCAGCCAGAGACTGATCATTTGGAAAAGGCCAAGCCTGACGCTCAAATGGAAAATTCTGAGGACCAGTCGTTGGAAACCCTCTCATCGGTGAAAATAAAAGAGGAGCCTGAATTTGTAGACGAAACCGAAATGGAGCAGGAACCCGACGATACCGACGATGCAAACAACGGTCGGTCCAGTGTCACCTCGCTGGCCGAGGTATTAGCCGCAAATGTCGAGGACGAAATGGAGTACATTGAGCAGATGCGGCAACACAGAAGGAATTCCCCACCAACCATAACTGAAAAGCCATGCCATCTCCGATCTGGGAGCAAACGCCGCCATGAATCCGCCCACGATGACAACAACAATGGGCAGGCGGAAGAAGGATCCACCACAGGCGGAACCAGCAGTGTCATCAGCTGTGCAGACGCCCGAAAGTACCTAAAGCTGCTGGAGGAGTTTGCCCTCCACAAGGAGAACTACCGGCTGATTGGCCTCATTACACGGGCCGATGAGGTTATGCGGGAGATAGACGACAAAACGGAGTAG
- the LOC6502788 gene encoding uncharacterized protein LOC6502788: MEKKYSEKKWLPGVTHLFLSLCSEKDELFWTDRTHPAWEEIVTELKDQGVVDVDATKLYRKFGNLKKTYLRIRKKQLSDPDSCQPKWRFYNQMAAIIKKDQWELPEKQQSSMEEISIRSCEDAMDHLHALQEYAMFRDNYRAIGLLMQAEYAFKHPPDNKDFEL; this comes from the exons atggaaaagaaat ATAGTGAAAAAAAGTGGCTTCCAGGAGTGACCCACCTGTTTTTATCGCTCTGTTCTGAGAAGGATGAACTGTTTTGGACCGACAGAACCCATCCAGCCTGGGAGGAAATAGTCACAGAATTAAAAGACCAGGGCGTGGTGGATGTGGATGCCACGAAGCTGTATCGAAAATTCGGGAACTTGAAGAAAACCTATCTTCGAATTAGGAAGAAGCAATTAAGTGATCCAGATTCATGTCAGCCAAAATGGCGTTTCTATAATCAGATGGCAGCCATTATAAAAAAGGATCAATGGGAACTGCCAGAAAAGCAACAATCCAGCATGGAGGAAATATCAATAAGGTCATGCGAGGATGCCATGGACCACTTGCACGCACTCCAGGAATACGCCATGTTCCGGGATAATTACCGCGCCATTGGACTTCTAATGCAGGCAGAATACGCTTTTAAGCACCCGCCAGACAATAAGGACTTTGAACTATGA